In a single window of the Phocoena phocoena chromosome 14, mPhoPho1.1, whole genome shotgun sequence genome:
- the INO80B gene encoding INO80 complex subunit B isoform X2 — protein MSACVPTIFSPFSLQDPMSKLWRRGSTSGAMEAPEPGEALELSLAGAHGHGVHKKKHKKHKKKHKKKHYQEEEAGPTQPSPAKPQLKLKIKLGGQVLGTKSVPTFTVIPEGPRSPSPLMVVDNEEEPVEGVPLEQYRAWLDEDSNLSPSPLRDLSGALGGQEEEEEQRWLDALEKGELDDNGDLKKEINERLLTARQRALLQKARSQPSPILSLPVAGGCPAPALTEEMLLKREERARKRRLQAARRAEEHKNQTIERLTKTVAPSGRGGRGAARGERRGGRAAAPAPMVRYSSGAQGSTLSFPPGVPAPAPVSQRPSPSAPAPRCSVPGCPHPRRYACSRTGQALCSLQCYRINLQMRLGGPEGPGSPLLAS, from the exons ATGTCTGCTTGTGTTCCGACTATTTTCAGCCCCTTTTCCTTGCAGGACCCCATGAGTAAGCTGTGGCGGCGCGGGAGCACCTCTGGGGCTATGGAGGCCCCTGAGCCAG GGGAAGCCCTGGAGTTGAGTTTGGCGGGTGCCCACGGCCACGGAGTGCACAAGAAAAAGCACAAGAAGCACAAGAAGAAACACAAGAAGAAACActaccaggaagaggaggctgggcccACGCAGCCGTCTCCTGCCAAGCCCCAGCTCAAACTCAAAATCAAGTTGGGCGGGCAGGTCCTGGGCACCAAAAG TGTTCCTACCTTCACTGTGATCCCTGAGGGTCCTCGCTCACCCTCTCCCCTTATGGTTGTGGACAATGAAGAGGAACCTGTGGAAGGAGTCCCCCTTGAGCAGTACCGTGCCTGGCTGG ATGAAGACAGTAatctgtccccctccccactgcgGGACTTGTCCGGGGCCTTAGGGggtcaggaggaagaggaagaacaaaGGTGGCTGGATGCTTTGGAGAAGGGGGAGCTGGATGACAATGGAGATCTCAAGAAGGAGATCAATGAACGGCTGCTCACTGCTCGACAG CGAGCTCTGCTGCAGAAGGCTCGAAGTCAGCCTTCCCCGATTCTGTCACTACCTGTGGCCGGGGGGTGCCCAGCCCCCGCTCTCACCGAGGAGATGCTGTTGAAGCGTGAGGAGCGGGCACGGAAGAGGCGGCTGCAGGCGGCTCGGCGGGCGGAGGAGCACAAGAACCAGACTATTGAGCGCCTCACCAAGACTGTGGCGCCCAGCGGGCGGGGAGGCCGAGGGGCTGCGCGGGGCGAGAGGCGTGGAGGGCGGGCCGCGGCCCCGGCCCCCATGGTGCGCTACAGCAGCGGGGCACAAGGTTCCACCCTTTCCTTCCCACCTGGCGTCCCCGCCCCCGCGCCGGTGTCTCAGCGGCCGTCCCCATCTGCCCCTGCGCCTCGGTGCTCTGTCCCCGGCTGTCCACATCCGCGCCGCTATGCCTGCTCCCGCACAGGCCAGGCACTCTGCAGCCTTCAGTGCTACCGCATCAACCTGCAGATGCGGCTGGGTGGGCCTGAGGGCCCCGGATCCCCACTTCTGGCTTCTTAA
- the INO80B gene encoding INO80 complex subunit B isoform X1, with product MVTANTAGRVGPLGVLGSSGISLTCSCCTPLTDSPSAGEALELSLAGAHGHGVHKKKHKKHKKKHKKKHYQEEEAGPTQPSPAKPQLKLKIKLGGQVLGTKSVPTFTVIPEGPRSPSPLMVVDNEEEPVEGVPLEQYRAWLDEDSNLSPSPLRDLSGALGGQEEEEEQRWLDALEKGELDDNGDLKKEINERLLTARQRALLQKARSQPSPILSLPVAGGCPAPALTEEMLLKREERARKRRLQAARRAEEHKNQTIERLTKTVAPSGRGGRGAARGERRGGRAAAPAPMVRYSSGAQGSTLSFPPGVPAPAPVSQRPSPSAPAPRCSVPGCPHPRRYACSRTGQALCSLQCYRINLQMRLGGPEGPGSPLLAS from the exons ATGGTAACAGCGAATACCGCGGGAAGAGTAGGACCCCTCGGGGTATTGGGTTCTTCTGGGATTTCCCTGACCTGCTCCTGTTGTACACCGTTGACAGACTCTCCTTCTGCAGGGGAAGCCCTGGAGTTGAGTTTGGCGGGTGCCCACGGCCACGGAGTGCACAAGAAAAAGCACAAGAAGCACAAGAAGAAACACAAGAAGAAACActaccaggaagaggaggctgggcccACGCAGCCGTCTCCTGCCAAGCCCCAGCTCAAACTCAAAATCAAGTTGGGCGGGCAGGTCCTGGGCACCAAAAG TGTTCCTACCTTCACTGTGATCCCTGAGGGTCCTCGCTCACCCTCTCCCCTTATGGTTGTGGACAATGAAGAGGAACCTGTGGAAGGAGTCCCCCTTGAGCAGTACCGTGCCTGGCTGG ATGAAGACAGTAatctgtccccctccccactgcgGGACTTGTCCGGGGCCTTAGGGggtcaggaggaagaggaagaacaaaGGTGGCTGGATGCTTTGGAGAAGGGGGAGCTGGATGACAATGGAGATCTCAAGAAGGAGATCAATGAACGGCTGCTCACTGCTCGACAG CGAGCTCTGCTGCAGAAGGCTCGAAGTCAGCCTTCCCCGATTCTGTCACTACCTGTGGCCGGGGGGTGCCCAGCCCCCGCTCTCACCGAGGAGATGCTGTTGAAGCGTGAGGAGCGGGCACGGAAGAGGCGGCTGCAGGCGGCTCGGCGGGCGGAGGAGCACAAGAACCAGACTATTGAGCGCCTCACCAAGACTGTGGCGCCCAGCGGGCGGGGAGGCCGAGGGGCTGCGCGGGGCGAGAGGCGTGGAGGGCGGGCCGCGGCCCCGGCCCCCATGGTGCGCTACAGCAGCGGGGCACAAGGTTCCACCCTTTCCTTCCCACCTGGCGTCCCCGCCCCCGCGCCGGTGTCTCAGCGGCCGTCCCCATCTGCCCCTGCGCCTCGGTGCTCTGTCCCCGGCTGTCCACATCCGCGCCGCTATGCCTGCTCCCGCACAGGCCAGGCACTCTGCAGCCTTCAGTGCTACCGCATCAACCTGCAGATGCGGCTGGGTGGGCCTGAGGGCCCCGGATCCCCACTTCTGGCTTCTTAA
- the CCDC142 gene encoding coiled-coil domain-containing protein 142 encodes MAQASRSGGLLPPLATVPPLRAQPGGAEEEQWQRKRAGALRRDVRGWLRLPVARSIPCLDPRPGGAPRGQPWWAVPADAGEHREAGAVDWGREPAAGGPTPPALQRLRAVLLRLHHERQELLHAQDCARHLQATVRLLRILSPGAPSPGHLPQLCRDLLGHPSGGAVLRNGLQETPEPLLLARSVGLAAQRLDATIEMQLRALGQAPASPGLSSQIADLLLALPAYHQLQGKALSYIPGAARPYPPARVLRLLTGERGCQVAGWLDEALRGSDLRDQLRRRCQEERELLPVLLGLMGGVTGSASSGLGLGGAGALWSQYWTMLWAACAQSLDLSLGPWRDPRAAAQQLSQALGQASLPQECEKELASLCHNLIHQSLIWSWDQGFCQALASASGNQSSLPSSSHTTELLQQLFPPLLDALREPKSGLLLCRPPGPAPLALGLCTLQTILLWFWGRTQQHLAAWAPGSFLLLIQKDLPPLLYEAEALSSLASEESLALEVEQQLGLEIQKLTAQIQLLPEESLSLFFQECHKRATQDFELHMPRGGYWRHRLCPELPSIPSEYAGLVVRRVLEPVLQGLQGLPQQAQAPALSLALTAILGAWLDHILTHGIRFSLQGALQLRQDFGVVRELLEEEQWGLSPELRQTLFTLSIFQRLDGALLCLLQQPLPKTQVHRGPPCCCACNEVQTMELPSSSLNSLESLEPPLRPGALPAQTAQLLSTLWGEGPSPEAYLVGNQQAWLALRQHRHPRRHLPFLSCLRTSSES; translated from the exons ATGGCCCAAGCGTCTCGCTCTGGTGGCCTTCTGCCTCCGCTGGCTACCGTGCCGCCGTTACGGGCGCAGCCCGGGGGCGCTGAGGAGGAGCAGTGGCAGAGAAAGCGGGCAGGCGCTCTCCGCCGAGACGTTCGTGGCTGGCTGCGGCTGCCGGTTGCCCGAAGCATCCCCTGCCTGGACCCACGGCCCGGCGGAGCTCCGAGAGGGCAGCCGTGGTGGGCGGTGCCGGCGGACGCAGGAGAGCACCGTGAGGCCGGCGCTGTGGACTGGGGGCGGGAGCCGGCAGCTGGCGGCCCGACCCCTCCAGCGCTGCAGCGTCTCCGGGCGGTGTTGCTTCGGCTGCACCACGAGCGGCAGGAGCTCCTCCACGCACAGGACTGCGCCCGCCACCTACAGGCGACCGTGCGCCTCCTGAGGATCCTGAGTCCCGGCGCTCCATCCCCCGGCCACTTGCCTCAGCTGTGCCGCGACCTGCTGGGGCACCCTTCCGGAGGCGCGGTCCTGCGAAATGGCCTTCAGGAGACACCCGAGCCGCTACTCCTGGCACGATCCGTCGGACTAGCCGCCCAGCGCCTGGATGCTACTATCGAGATGCAGCTTCGGGCTCTGGGCCAGGCGCCCGCCAGCCCGGGCCTATCGTCCCAAATCGCCGACCTGCTGCTGGCACTTCCCGCCTACCACCAGCTGCAGGGAAAAGCCTTGAGCTACATTCCAGGGGCAGCGCGCCCTTATCCCCCGGCCCGTGTGCTCCGCCTCCTGACGGGGGAGCGGGGTTGCCAGGTGGCAGGTTGGCTGGATGAGGCGCTCAGGGGATCTGACTTGAGGGACCAGCTCCGCAGGCGGTGCCAAGAGGAGCGGGAGCTGCTGCCAGTGCTACTGGGCCTGATGGGGGGCGTGACGGGTTCAGCCAGCAGTGGACTGGGGCTTGGAGGGGCTGGGGCCCTGTGGAGCCAGTACTGGACCATGCTGTGGGCAGCCTGTGCTCAGAGTCTGGACCTAAGTCTAGGACCCTGGAGGGACCCCAGGGCAGCGGCACAACAGCTGAGTCAGGCACTGGGTCAGG catcactgcctcaggaGTGTGAGAAGGAGCTGGCTTCTTTGTGTCACAACCTAATTCATCAGTCTCTTATCTGGAGCTGGGATCAAG GCTTCTGCCAGGCCTTGGCATCTGCTAGTGGAAATCAGAGCAGCCTTCCCTCATCCTCTCATACCACTGAACTTTTGCAACagctcttccctcctctcttggATGCCCTTCGAGAACCCAAGTCAGGACTGCTCCTCTGCCGGCCTCCAG gtcCTGCCCCCCTTGCCCTGGGGCTCTGTACCCTGCAGACCATCTTGCTCTGGTTTTGGGGCAGAACTCAGCAGCATCTGGCAGCGTGGGCCCCAGGTTCCTTCCTGCTCCTGATCCAGAAGGATTTACCT CCTCTATTATATGAGGCAGAAGCTTTGTCTAGCCTGGCCTCAGAGGAAAGCTTGGCCCTGGAGGTGGAGCAGCAGCTGGGCCTGGAGATCCAGAAGCTGACTGCACAGATCCAG CTCCTGCCTGAAGAGTCACTAAGTCTCttttttcaagaatgtcataAACGAGCCACACAGGACTTCGAACTCCACATGCCACGGGGTGGGTACTGGCGGCATCGCCTCTGTCCTG AACTTCCCAGCATTCCTAGTGAGTATGCTGGGTTGGTGGTCCGCAGGGTACTGGAGCCTGTGTTGCAAGGACTGCAAGGACTGCCACAGCAAGcccaggcccctgccctcagCCTGGCGCTGACTGCCATCCTGGGTGCCTGGCTTGACCACATCCTCACCCACGGGATCCGATTcag CCTGCAGGGGGCGCTGCAGCTCAGACAAGACTTCGGAGTGGTCAGGGAGTTGCTGGAGGAGGAGCAATGGGGCCTGTCCCCAGAACTTCGCCAGACTCTGTTCACGCTCAGCATCTTCCAGCGGCTGGATGGGGCCCTGCTGTGTCTGTTGCAGCAGCCCCTGCCCAAGACTCAAGTCCACAGGGGGCCTCCCTGTTGCT GTGCATGTAATGAGGTCCAGACCATGGAATTGCCCAGCAGCAGCCTCAACAGCCTGGAGAGCTTGGAGCCCCCTCTTCGACCTGGAGCACTCCCAGCCCAGACAGCTCAGCTGCTAAGCACACTGTGGGGAGAAGGACCTAGTCCTGAGGCTTACCTGGTAGGAAATCAGCAGGCCTGGCTTGCCCTGAGGCAGCACCGGCATCCCCGCAGGCACTTACCTTTTCTTTCCTGCCTGAGGACCAGTTCTGAATCCTAA
- the MRPL53 gene encoding large ribosomal subunit protein mL53, protein MAAALARLGLRSVKQVRVQFCPFEKNVESTRTFLQAVSSEKVRCTNLNCSVIADVRHDGSEPCVDVLFGDGHRLIMRGAHLTAQEMLTAFASHIQARGAAGSGDKPGASTGR, encoded by the exons ATGGCAGCGGCCTTGGCTCGGCTCGGACTCCGCTCTGTCAAGCAGGTTCGGGTTCAATTCTGCCCTTTCGAGAAGAACGTGGAGTCAACAAG GACCTTCCTCCAGGCCGTGAGTAGCGAGAAAGTTCGCTGCACCAACCTCAACTGCTCGGTGATAGCGGACGTGAGACACGACGGCTCCGAGCCCTGCGTGGACGTGCTGTTCG GAGACGGGCATCGCCTGATTATGCGCGGCGCGCACCTCACCGCCCAGGAAATGCTCACTGCCTTCGCCTCCCACATCCAGGCCAGGGGTGCGGCGGGAAGCGGGGACAAGCCGGGCGCCAGTACCGGGCGCTGA
- the WBP1 gene encoding WW domain-binding protein 1: MARASGGNGSEEDWGALRVPQQQLRELCPGVNNQPYLCESGHCCGETGCCTYYYELWWFWLLWTVLILFSCCCAFRHRRAKLRLQQQQRQREINLLAYHGACHGAGPVPPGSLLDLRLLSTFKPPAYEDVVHRPGTPPPPYSAASGCPSTASSECTCCSSASSCPAHQEGTNVQDVSSHQSDPPHQEGEPGAGVSPAPTPPFCRYRRLTGDSGIELCPCPDSSEGEPVKEARASATPPDVEDQSPVHGP; encoded by the exons ATGGCTCGGGCCAGCGGCGGGAACGGCAGCGAGGAGGACTGGGGGGCACTTCGGGTGCCGCAACAGCAG CTTCGAGAGCTGTGCCCAGGAGTGAACAACCAGCCTTACCTCTGTGAGAGTGGTCACTGCTGCGGGGAGACTGGCTGCTGCACCTACTACTATGAGCTCTGGT GGTTCTGGCTGCTCTGGACTGTCCTCATTCTCTTTAGCTGCTGTTGTGCCTTCCGCCATCGACGAGCTAAACTCCGGCTGCAGCAACAGCAGCGGCAGCGTGAGATCAACTTGTTGGCCTACCACGGGGCATGCCATGGGGCTGGCCCTGTCCCTCCCGGTTCACTGCTTGATCTTC GCCTCCTCAGCACCTTCAAACCCCCAGCCTATGAGGATGTGGTTCACCGCCCAGGCACACCGCCGCCTCCTTACTCTGCAGCCTCAGGCTGCCCCTCGACTGCTTCCAGCGAATGCACCTGCTGCTCCTCTGCTTCTAGCTGCCCTGCCCACCAAGAGGGGACAAATGTGCAAGATGTTTCCTCCCACCAGAGTGACCCTCCTCATCAGGAGggtgagcctggggctggggtgagCCCTGCCCCCACACCACCCTTCTGCCGCTATCGCCGCTTGACTGGGGACTCAGGTATTGAGCTCTGCCCTTGTCCTGACTCCAGTGAGGGGGAGCCAGTCAAGGAGGCTAGGGCTAGTGCCACCCCACCAGATGTGGAGGACCAGTCCCCTGTGCACGGCCCCTAA
- the MOGS gene encoding mannosyl-oligosaccharide glucosidase, which yields MARGERRRRGAPADGARAVERAARGGPARREGRGGRPRGAAAGAALAVVVLSLALGLSGCWLLAWHRARRAVTLHSAPPALPPDSSSPAVAPDLFWGTYRPHVYFGMKTRSPQPLLTGLMWAQQGTTPGTPKLRHTCEQGDGVGPYGWEFHDGLSFGRQHIQDGALKLTTEFVKRPGGQHGGNWSWRVTVEPQASGTSALPLVSLFFYVVTDGKEVLVPEVGAKGQLKFISGHTSELGDFRFTLMPPTSPGDTAPKYGSYNVFWSSNPGLPLLTEMVKSRLNNWFQHRPPEASPERYLGLPGSLKWEDRGPSGQGQGQGQFLIQQVTLKVPFSVELVFESGSAQAGGSQALEQLAGSLLTQALESHAEAFRERFEKTFRLKEKGLSPEEQALGQVALSGLLGGIGYFYGQGLVLPDMEVEGSKQKVDPVLFPPVPLFTAVPSRSFFPRGFLWDEGFHQLVIQRWDPQLTREAIGHWLGLLNADGWIGREQVLGDEARARVPSEFLVQRTAHANPPTLLLPIAHMLEGGDPADYAFLRRAFPRLRAWFSWLHQSQAGPVPLSYRWRGRDPALPTLLNPKTLPSGLDDYPRASHPSSTERHLDLRCWVALGARVLMRLAEQLGEAEAAAELGPLAASLEAEESLDELHWAPELGVFADFGNHTKAVQLKPRPPQGLVRVVGRPNPRLQYVDALGYVSLFPFLLRLLDPNSSRLGPLLDVLADSRQLWSPFGLRSLAATSPFYSQRNSEHDPPYWRGAVWLNVNYLALGALHYYGHLKGPYQARAAKLHRELRTNLVSNVRRQYQATGFLWEQYSDQDGRGMGCRPFQGWTSLVLLAMAEDY from the exons ATGGCTCGGGGCGAGCGGCGGCGCCGCGGAGCGCCGGCAGACGGAGCGCGGGCCGTTGAGAGGGCGGCTCGGGGCGGCCCCGCGCGACGGGAAGGCCGGGGCGGCAGGCCCCGGGGCGCGGCTGCGGGAGCCGCTCTGGCCGTCGTGGTCCTGTCTCTGGCCCTGGGCCTGTCGGGATGCTGGCTGCTGGCATGGCACCGTGCGCGGCGGGCTGTCACGCTGCACTCCGCGCCCCCGGCGTTGCCTCCCGACTCTTCCAGCCCCGCCGTGGCCCCGGACCTCTTCTGGGGCACCTACCGTCCTCACGTTTACTTCGGCATGAAGACCCGCAGTCCGCAGCCCCTCCTCACCG GACTGATGTGGGCGCAGCAAGGCACCACCCCGGGGACCCCTAAGCTCAGGCACACGTGTGAGCAGGGGGACGGCGTGGGTCCCTATGGCTGGGAGTTCCACGACGGTCTCTCCTTCGGGCGGCAACACATCCAGGATGGGGCCTTAAAGCTCACCACTGAGTTCGTCAAGAGGCCTGGGGGTCAACACGGAGGGAACTGGAGCTGGAGAGTGACTGTAGAGCCTCAG GCCTCAGGTACCTCTGCTCTCCCTTTGGTGTCCTTGTTCTTCTATGTGGTAACAGATGGCAAAGAAGTCCTAGTGCCAGAGGTTGGGGCTAAGGGGCAGTTGAAGTTCATCAGTGGACACACCAGTGAACTTGGTGACTTCCGCTTTACACTTATGCCACCAACCAGTCCAGGAGATACAGCCCCCAAGTATGGCAG CTACAATGTCTTCTGGTCCTCCAACCCAGGACTTCCCTTGCTGACAGAGATGGTGAAGAGCCGCCTAAATAACTGGTTTCAGCATCGGCCCCCAGAGGCTTCCCCTGAACGCTACCTCGGCTTGCCAGGATCTCTGAAGTGGGAGGACAGAGGCCCAAGTGGGCAAGGACAGGGACAAGGGCAATTTTTGATACAACAGGTGACACTGAAAGTCCCCTTTTCTGTGGAGTTGGTGTTTGAATCAGGCAGTGCCCAGGCAGGAGGAAGCCAAGCCCTAGAGCAGCTGGCAGGCAGCCTGCTGACCCAGGCCCTGGAAAGCCATGCTGAAGCCTTTAGAGAGCGCTTTGAGAAGACCTTTCGGCTGAAGGAGAAGGGCCTGAGCCCTGAGGAGCAGGCTTTGGGTCAGGTTGCCCTCAGTGGTCTTCTTGGTGGTATTGGCTACTTCTATGGACAGGGTCTGGTGTTGCCAGACATGGAGGTTGAGGGGTCTAAGCAGAAGGTGGACCCAGTCCTCTTTCCACCTGTCCCTCTTTTCACAGCAGTGCCCTCCCGGTCATTCTTCCCGCGAGGTTTCCTGTGGGACGAGGGCTTTCACCAGCTGGTGATCCAACGGTGGGATCCCCAGCTCACCCGGGAGGCCATAGGCCACTGGCTGGGGCTGCTAAATGCCGACGGCTGGATTGGGCGGGAGCAGGTGCTGGGGGATGAGGCCAGAGCCCGGGTGCCCTCAGAGTTCCTGGTGCAACGGACAGCCCACGCCAACCCCCCAACTCTGCTTTTGCCTATAGCCCACATGCTAGAGGGTGGTGACCCTGCCGACTACGCCTTCCTCCGCAGGGCCTTCCCCCGCCTGCGTGCCTGGTTCTCCTGGCTTCATCAGAGCCAGGCAGGGCCAGTGCCACTATCTTACCGCTGGCGGGGCCGGGACCCAGCCTTGCCAACCCTACTGAACCCCAAGACGCTGCCTTCAGGGTTGGATGACTATCCCCGGGCTTCACACCCTTCATCCACTGAGCGGCACCTGGACCTGCGGTGCTGGGTGGCACTGGGTGCCCGTGTGCTGATGCGGCTAGCGGAGCAGCTGGGAGAGGCTGAGGCAGCTGCAGAGCTGGGCCCACTGGCTGCCTCCCTGGAAGCAGAGGAGAGCCTGGATGAGCTGCATTGGGCCCCAGAGCTAGGAGTTTTTGCAGACTTTGGGAATCACACAAAAGCAGTGCAGCTGAAGCCTAGACCCCCTCAGGGCCTGGTGCGAGTGGTGGGCCGGCCCAACCCTCGCCTACAATATGTGGATGCCTTGGGCTATGTCAGTCTTTTCCCCTTCCTGCTGAGGCTACTGGACCCCAACTCATCCCGCCTTGGACCCCTGCTGGATGTTCTAGCCGATAGCCGCCAGCTCTGGAGCCCCTTTGGTTTGCGCTCCCTTGCAGCAACCAGCCCCTTTTACAGCCAGCGCAATTCAGAGCACGACCCTCCCTACTGGCGAGGTGCTGTGTGGCTCAATGTCAACTACCTGGCATTGGGGGCTCTTCACTACTATGGGCATCTGAAGGGTCCCTACCAGGCCCGTGCTGCCAAGCTCCACAGAGAGCTCCGTACCAATCTGGTGAGCAACGTGAGGCGGCAGTACCAGGCCACGGGCTTCCTGTGGGAGCAATACAGTGACCAGGATGGGCGAGGCATGGGCTGCCGCCCCTTCCAGGGCTGGACCAGCCTCGTCCTACTGGCCATGGCTGAAGACTACTGA